A single Triticum dicoccoides isolate Atlit2015 ecotype Zavitan chromosome 2A, WEW_v2.0, whole genome shotgun sequence DNA region contains:
- the LOC119352740 gene encoding anthocyanin 3'-O-beta-glucosyltransferase-like, whose amino-acid sequence MAPAEDDQQPLHMLFFPYLIPGHLIPMADIAALFAARSARCTILTTPVQASIIRSIVNLRSPPIDIVVVPFPEVGLSPGAQSGSRGDHGKLQQAARLLREPFRQFLADHHAGLDAVVSDSFFPWSLDVAAEYGVPRLAFLGTSMFARCCAESLLRNHNPDDDDDDGGDPNAVFSVPGLPHRVELRRSQMMRRPDQLAFVKGIYAADQKSYGELVNSFHELEPDYVEHYRTTLRRRAWLIGPVALASGSKDEASRGTDALSRDADGCIPWLDAKPAGSVVFVAFGTLSSFSPEQLPELARGLDLSGKNFVWVIPDADAASSAIWMPEGFPRATRGYIIRGWAPQVLILNHPAVGCFLTHCGWNSTLEAASAGVPMVTWPRHADQFFNEKLVVDVLEVGVSVGAKDYGSSTETHRVIGAEMIGDAVRLLMEEVEGDAMRRRASDLGLKARSAVEKGGSSYGDAGQLLDELMARRSR is encoded by the coding sequence ATGGCGCCTGCCGAGGACGACCAGCAGCCGCTGCACATGCTCTTCTTCCCCTACCTCATCCCCGGCCACCTCATCCCGATGGCCGACATCGCCGCGCTCTTCGCGGCTCGCAGCGCCCGGTGCACCATCCTCACCACGCCCGTGCAAGCTTCCATCATCCGCTCCATCGTCAACCTCCGTTCCCCGCCAATCGACATCGTCGTCGTGCCTTTCCCTGAGGTTGGTCTTTCGCCGGGCGCCCAGAGCGGCTCCCGTGGTGACCATGGCAAGCTCCAGCAGGCGGCGCGGCTGCTCCGGGAGCCATTCCGGCAGTTCCTCGCCGACCACCACGCCGGCCTCGACGCCGTGGTCTCCGATAGCTTCTTCCCCTGGTCGCTGGACGTCGCGGCTGAGTATGGCGTCCCGCGGCTCGCGTTCCTCGGCACCAGCATGTTCGCCCGGTGCTGCGCCGAAAGCTTGCTGCGCAACCACAaccccgacgacgacgacgacgacgggggtGATCCCAACGCCGTCTTCTCCGTACCCGGGCTGCCGCACCGCGTGGAGCTGAGGCGGAGCCAGATGATGAGGCGCCCGGACCAGTTGGCGTTCGTCAAGGGCATCTACGCCGCGGACCAGAAAAGCTACGGCGAGCTGGTCAACAGCTTCCACGAGCTCGAGCCGGACTACGTGGAGCACTACCGCACGACGCTCCGCCGCCGCGCGTGGCTCATCGGGCCGGTGGCACTCGCTAGCGGCAGCAAGGACGAGGCGTCCAGAGGCACCGACGCGCTCTCGCGGGACGCGGACGGCTGCATCCCCTGGCTCGACGCCAAGCCGGCTGGATCGGTAGTCTTCGTCGCCTTCGGCACGCTATCCAGCTTCTCGCCGGAGCAGCTCCCGGAGCTCGCCCGGGGCCTCGACCTCTCCGGAAAGAACTTCGTGTGGGTCATCCCCGACGCCGACGCAGCATCGTCGGCCATATGGATGCCGGAAGGCTTCCCGAGGGCTACTCGTGGTTACATCATCCGCGGCTGGGCGCCgcaggtgctcatcctaaaccaccCAGCGGTCGGCTGCTTTCTGACGCACTGCGGGTGGAACTCGACGCTGGAGGCGGCGAGCGCCGGCGTGCCGATGGTGACGTGGCCGCGCCACGCCGACCAGTTCTTCAACGAGAAGCTGGTCGTGGACGTGCTCGAGGTCGGCGTCAGCGTCGGCGCCAAGGACTACGGGTCGTCCACGGAGACCCATCGGGTGATCGGCGCCGAGATGATCGGCGACGCCGTCAGGTTATTGATGGAGGAGGTCGAAGGTGACGCGATGCGAAGAAGGGCGAGCGACCTCGGCCTAAAAGCGAGGAGCGCAGTGGAGAAGGGTGGATCGTCCTACGGTGATGCTGGACAGCTGCTGGATGAGCTCATGGCCCGCCGGAGTCGGTAA